GCCAGCAGACAGTTACGGCTTTAATCCAAGAGAACTTTCGAATATTATTCAGGTGGCCGCAGAGAACCGCGACCTTATTCTGAGAGCGTGGCATGACCACTTCGGCAACTAGCGTTCGGTTTGACGAACACACGATGTGGGTCGAGCTGTCCGATGGCCGGACGCTCGGCGTGCCGCTCGCGTGGTTTCCGCGGCTTTTGCACGCAACACCTGCCGAACGCCAGCAGGTCGAATTGAGCCGTGTGGGCCTGCACTGGGAAGCGATCGACGAGGATATTTCAGTCGCCGGCTTATTGGCCGGCCGCGGAGACGTGACGCATTCGCCGGAGCACGCGGCATAGCGCGCATTCGCGCGATCCGTTCGCTTACCCTAGCCTACCCCTGCTCCGAAAATCCCAAAATCGTCTTCAGCAATTTCGGAAAGCGCGCATTGATATCCGCTTCGCGGACGACATTGCGGTGCTCGACGCCTTTTTTCGAGGTCTGGATCAATCCGGCTTCGCGCAGAATGCGGAAATGGTTCGACAGGGTCGACTTGGCCATGCCGGGGCACGGCGCTGCGGCCGTGCAGGACATGCAATCATTCTCATCCAGCAGGCTTTTGACGATACGCAGCCGCATCGGGTCCGCCAGTGCTGCCAGCACTCCGGCCAATGTGATGTCCTCACGCTGCGGGTGAACGAATTGCACCATGCCTAAATATATAGCGCTCCCCTTGAACACATTCAATAGTTCATTATTACTGAACTACTGAACAATTCGCACGTGTGCGGAGATGGAGAGCAAGATGACCAAGAGACTTGAAGGCAAAGTGGCGCTGGTAACCGGCGCATCAAAGGGTATCGGCGCCGAGATCGCGGTTCGCCTCGCCGCCGAGGGTGCGGCGGTCGCCGTGAACTACAGCGCCAGCAAGCAGGCGGCCGAGCGCGTGGTCGCTGCGATCACCGGCAAGGGCGGCAAAGCCGTGGCCGTGCACGGCAATCTCACCGACGCCGGCCATGTGAAATCGGTGGTGGCCGAGACCGTGAAGGCATTTGGCCCGATCGACATCCTCGTCAACAATGCCGGGCTCTACGAGTTCGCGCCGCTGGATGGCATTACCGCCGAGCACTTCCACAAGCATTTCGATCTCAACGTGCTTGGCCTGCTGCAAGTCTCGCAGGAAGCCGCGCGGCACTTCAACGAGGCCGGCGGCAGCATCGTCAACATCAGTTCCGGCGTGTCGACGATGGCGCCGCCGAACACCGCCGTCTACACCGCGACCAAGGCCTCGGTGGACGCCATCTCCTCGGTGCTGTCAAAGGAACTGGCGCCGCGAAAGATCCGCGTCAACACCGTCAACCCCGGCATGATCGCCACCGAAGGCGTGGTTTCCGCAGGGTTGGACGAAGGTGACATGCGCAAGTGGATCGAATCCGTCACGCCACTGGGCCGGATCGGCAAGGTCGAGGAGATCGCGGCGGCGGTGGCGTTCTTTGCTTCGGATGATGCTTCGTACGTCACCGGCGAAACATTGCACGTGACGGGCGGCCTGCACTAAGCGCCCGGCGCAGCACGCAGGATGGGGAAACCCATCCTGCGTGCTTGCGGCCTATCGCGTCGGCACCGGCATCGGCGGACGCAGCGATGACCGTGACGTACCAGCGGTGGCGGCTGGCGGCCTTGCCGCGGC
The Bradyrhizobium sp. KBS0727 genome window above contains:
- a CDS encoding helix-turn-helix transcriptional regulator — its product is MVQFVHPQREDITLAGVLAALADPMRLRIVKSLLDENDCMSCTAAAPCPGMAKSTLSNHFRILREAGLIQTSKKGVEHRNVVREADINARFPKLLKTILGFSEQG
- a CDS encoding DUF2442 domain-containing protein, which translates into the protein MTTSATSVRFDEHTMWVELSDGRTLGVPLAWFPRLLHATPAERQQVELSRVGLHWEAIDEDISVAGLLAGRGDVTHSPEHAA
- a CDS encoding SDR family NAD(P)-dependent oxidoreductase, producing MTKRLEGKVALVTGASKGIGAEIAVRLAAEGAAVAVNYSASKQAAERVVAAITGKGGKAVAVHGNLTDAGHVKSVVAETVKAFGPIDILVNNAGLYEFAPLDGITAEHFHKHFDLNVLGLLQVSQEAARHFNEAGGSIVNISSGVSTMAPPNTAVYTATKASVDAISSVLSKELAPRKIRVNTVNPGMIATEGVVSAGLDEGDMRKWIESVTPLGRIGKVEEIAAAVAFFASDDASYVTGETLHVTGGLH